The segment GCCGGAACTTCAGCTCCTCGGGAATCATCGGGCCGGGGGGGCGCTTGCGAAGCCATTCGGACAGCGTCAGGCCGCGGACGAGCTCCATCGCGAAGTAGTGGAGTCCGTCCTTCGTCGCTCCCGTTTCGTAAAGGGCCGCGATGCCGGGGTGACGAAGGAGGGCGAGGGTCTGGACCTCGCGCTGGAACAGCCGCAGCGTGTCGGAGGAGACGTGCGCGCCGCCCCGGATCACCTTCAACGCGACCGGCCGGTGCGGATGCTGCTGCTCCGCCTCGTAGACGACCCCCATCCCGCCTTCGCCCAACTTGCGGACGAGCCGGAAGTCCCCGATGGTGCGATCGCCGGGCTGGTCCACCACCACCTTGCCGGTGGCGGTCTCCGTCCCGTCCGCCATCCGCAGCATCGGCTGGAGCCGCTTCAGGCCCTCGCGGACCTCGGACTCCTCGATCCCTTCGGCAGCCCAGTCGATCGCTTCACCGTCGAGCAGTCGACGCGCGAGGTCGAGGAGTCGGTCGTCGCGGGCGGACGCGTCCATCGTGGTTCGGGGCCCCTCGCGAAGACAATACGGACCGACATCACGGACCCAACGCGTCCTTGACCGTTGTTTGGCGTTTTGTTCGTGCCGCGGCGCGGCGGGCGCGGAACGGGGGCCGGGCCCCGGGAACGGGCTCGACCCCCGCGGTGCCTACGTCGTGAAGATGTTCGTGGTGAACACCTGGTTGTTGACGACGTGGAAGAAACGCGCGATGTCGAAGTCGGCCTCGAGCCGGGTCTCGACGTAGATCTCCGGCGTCGCAGGAT is part of the Candidatus Polarisedimenticolaceae bacterium genome and harbors:
- a CDS encoding protein kinase; protein product: MDASARDDRLLDLARRLLDGEAIDWAAEGIEESEVREGLKRLQPMLRMADGTETATGKVVVDQPGDRTIGDFRLVRKLGEGGMGVVYEAEQQHPHRPVALKVIRGGAHVSSDTLRLFQREVQTLALLRHPGIAALYETGATKDGLHYFAMELVRGLTLSEWLRKRPPGPMIPEELKFR